GGGGAACCTCCATTGTCGCCGTTCATGTCGACACAACCAAAGCCAAATCAGGACTGGGAGTATCTGTAGTCGTATCCATCGATTGTCGGGGTGGAGAAGTAGCAACACTCCTCCCCAACGGGTCCTCCATATTGTCCCCATTATCCATATCTTCGGCAACCCCCTCTGGAACCAAAGTGTTAGAAGTGGAAGTGTCAACCAACGGGTCTTCCTGCCTCCCGACAGCTTTGGGTGTGGCCGAGCGAGGGCGAGACTCCTCTGCCGTATTCTGAGTCTCCGAAACAGGCTGCTGTAGAACAGCCGGAGCACCAGAAGTTTGCCCACCAGGTGTTTGAGGAAAAGACTGAGCCAAATTTGAAGCTGGATCCATATTCTCCTCCATCTCATTATCAACAATGACTCCCTCAAGAACCTCAAAAGCATTGCGAGAGAGGACAGAATCATTCTCACTAGAATCTTTTGCGTGCTCATTAGCTGGGTTACCGAACCCAGAATGCCCCCCCGATGTTTGAAAAATTGTCTGGCTGGGAAGCCCAGACTTCGACGCCTGACCCACCATCTGCTGAGGGTTAAGATTCCCATGAGAACCTGTGTTCTTCCAAGTTTGCAGGAAaggtttcttcttcttttgaacAAAGCCATCTCCTTTCCCGTCTTCCTTCCCGAGAGCACCAACGCTCTCTTCCGCCAAAGCTTGCTCTTCCGGCTTTCTTCGGCAATGAGTACTAGAGTGGCCAACAGCGTGACAAATACCACAGAAATACGGAAGATTTTCGTAACTTAACTCAACGTCAAAGCACTCAAAACCGCGACTTACCGGGATAGTGTATGTCAGCTCTTTAGAGACATCTATCTCAATCAAAATCCTAGCAAAATGCCCTACTTCCCCATTAAACGTCGGGCCGTCCATCTTAATAGGAGTTCCTATGGCTCGAGCAATACTAGTGAGAAGCTCGGGGTGCCAAAATTCATGAGGAAGGTAGTAGATGCGAGTCCATACCTGTATGAGCGAAGAATTTTGTTTATACGGATCAAATTTAGGAGACCAATCCTTAATCGATAGAACCCCATGACGAAGCTTCAAAGAAGGGTGCAACCTTGCTTTAGAATAATCATCCATTGATGATAGAATAAGCGAAAAAAAACCTCGTCCCAGAGGAATAACTCGAAACGGAAGAGACAACTCCCAAATGCTGCTCAACTCTTCGTGAATATCAGCCGCAAAACGCGGGAGATCTCCTTTACGAAGCATCAGCCGTGCGTGAAGAGCGTAGGTATAGCCACGCATACGTTCTTGATAAAGAGCTTCCGGCATCTCAACACAGCGTTGTCCGTTACTCATGATGGGGTGAACCAAGTTGAGGTCGTGGATAAAGACCTCAGGAGATTTAGGGATGCGTTTCCCTTGAACCGCAGCCTTGAAATTTTTTGTAGGGATATCATGTGCTTTCAACTTAGGGTTAGAAGGAACCCTAATGCTGGGCGCTTCAGAGTTCTGAATACCCGGGATAAATCGGCTTTGATCCACCGGCGGTAGAAAAGACGCGGCTCCAACACCAGCAGGGTGAGGTTGCTTCGACAGGCTTAAATCGACATGATGGACATCAAAGTTTGAAGAGATTTTGGGAAAATTGTTGTTCGGAGAAGAGCCATGAACCAGAGTACCGTCTTTGAGACCATTGGACAGAGAAagttgtcacgaccggccctaattaaggataattaagccgggaaaaccgtgactaatggagggagattagaagcggggtagaaagggggataatcaaacaaggaaggatcgcatttcatcattgttaacaaaagggatatttataatataacggaggtttagtcgtatagactcaaataactagtaagttcggataactccgacttagccaaaataacataaaacttctgagtacgcagcggaataaggttctgattacatgtatgaagacatgtatccctagagttcattaatacataataagacaaaagagtcccgctcgtcacttcatcaccatcggcagctactcaacctgcacatttagaaatatatgcagggctgagtacaaaagtactcagtgggcacgtatgcctaagtataaaaatacatgcttcaaaactgtaaattgtcatgccatcataaacagtacagcaagggagtttttcgctaaaaaggcccaagcttactaagttcatttgtgattcttaaagttcgtctgcagactaagttctcttgtaatctatcatatctggaactttgtgccggagaggtggccacctctcacggtcacttgaccggccaacccgctagatgactcacggtcactggtgtacactagccaaggcaggatagctatcaactgctcaagacccgaattcgattacataactggcaaagccacatcagatagatatcatactaaaattgaaacatttatggcaagacaacaattgaaataattttcagttcaatgattttgtaatgaaatatcttgttcaaatgtaacattaaattcgtttgatagatatataaaactgaaattaacagttaaatcatctcatgaattcattcgtataagaggcctac
This genomic interval from Salvia miltiorrhiza cultivar Shanhuang (shh) unplaced genomic scaffold, IMPLAD_Smil_shh fragScaff_scaffold_8_1, whole genome shotgun sequence contains the following:
- the LOC131003182 gene encoding uncharacterized protein LOC131003182, with amino-acid sequence MVSKTVLCLSKQPHPAGVGAASFLPPVDQSRFIPGIQNSEAPSIRVPSNPKLKAHDIPTKNFKAAVQGKRIPKSPEVFIHDLNLVHPIMSNGQRCVEMPEALYQERMRGYTYALHARLMLRKGDLPRFAADIHEELSSIWELSLPFRVIPLGRGFFSLILSSMDDYSKARLHPSLKLRHGVLSIKDWSPKFDPYKQNSSLIQVWTRIYYLPHEFWHPELLTSIARAIGTPIKMDGPTFNGEVGHFARILIEIDVSKELTYTIPVSRGFECFDVELSYENLPYFCGICHAVGHSSTHCRRKPEEQALAEESVGALGKEDGKGDGFVQKKKKPFLQTWKNTGSHGNLNPQQMVGQASKSGLPSQTIFQTSGGHSGFGNPANEHAKDSSENDSVLSRNAFEVLEGVIVDNEMEENMDPASNLAQSFPQTPGGQTSGAPAVLQQPVSETQNTAEESRPRSATPKAVGRQEDPLVDTSTSNTLVPEGVAEDMDNGDNMEDPLGRSVATSPPRQSMDTTTDTPSPDLALVVST